A DNA window from Candidatus Saccharibacteria bacterium oral taxon 955 contains the following coding sequences:
- the lysS gene encoding lysine--tRNA ligase produces MKWLNDIVNTFQDTNKEILVSSGASPSGVYHVGHLREIVIADAVVRALKQAGIRARHVHVSDNLDAFRKVPVNLPASYEQYLGMPLYTVPSPDDRYGSWGDFCLKPFLDSANKIGVTMDVIYASDKYRSGFFVPAIERSLSRIDKAKSAIQEVSGRQLDDQWSPIQIMEHGRLKNRRFISMDSDAKTITYRSHDDSEHTVRYDDGQVKLDWRLDWPGRWWLLGVDVEPFGRDHATKGGSYDTGKRIAREVYDIDAPVPVPYDFINRTGDTKKMSASKGTGVNAHDVVDMLPPEVVRYFMLRYSPAKRLYFDETDSLVRLVDEFATMKQHPQNELDEQLLFLCTDGLSHPAVSSIPFSHLVISYQAALCDMAKTIEILRRSPEYARIVDEEEAVIITELGYVSRWLEKWAPESLKFRLADEVRPDEFSPEQKEYLRRLADDIAEAPAEADGNWFHQAIYAYKESGLLSPRELFTTIYRVLIGKDSGPRAGWFLSILPRDWLIERLRLMK; encoded by the coding sequence ATGAAGTGGCTTAATGATATAGTAAATACTTTTCAGGATACTAATAAAGAGATTTTGGTTTCCTCGGGTGCGTCGCCGTCGGGCGTGTATCATGTGGGGCATTTGCGTGAAATTGTCATCGCTGACGCCGTAGTGCGGGCGCTGAAGCAAGCAGGTATTCGGGCGCGCCATGTGCACGTTTCAGACAACCTTGACGCCTTTCGTAAAGTGCCGGTCAATCTGCCGGCTAGTTACGAGCAGTACTTGGGTATGCCGCTCTATACAGTGCCATCACCAGATGATCGGTATGGTTCGTGGGGAGATTTTTGCCTGAAGCCATTCCTCGACAGTGCCAATAAAATTGGCGTCACCATGGACGTGATCTATGCTAGCGATAAGTATCGGAGCGGGTTTTTTGTGCCGGCCATTGAGCGCTCGCTGAGCCGTATTGACAAAGCCAAGTCCGCCATCCAGGAGGTATCGGGCCGGCAGCTGGACGATCAGTGGTCACCAATTCAGATCATGGAGCATGGTCGGCTGAAAAATCGTCGGTTCATCAGCATGGATAGCGATGCTAAAACGATCACCTATCGTAGTCATGATGACTCGGAGCACACGGTCCGGTATGATGACGGGCAGGTAAAGCTGGACTGGCGGCTGGACTGGCCGGGGCGATGGTGGTTGCTCGGCGTTGATGTTGAGCCGTTTGGTCGTGATCACGCGACGAAGGGCGGCTCGTATGATACCGGCAAGCGGATCGCCCGTGAGGTTTATGACATTGATGCACCAGTGCCGGTGCCGTATGATTTTATCAATCGCACTGGCGATACCAAAAAGATGAGTGCCAGCAAGGGCACCGGCGTGAACGCGCATGATGTTGTCGATATGCTGCCACCTGAGGTGGTGCGCTATTTCATGCTCCGGTATTCGCCAGCCAAGCGACTGTATTTTGACGAGACCGACAGCCTGGTGCGGCTGGTTGATGAATTTGCAACAATGAAGCAGCATCCGCAGAATGAGCTCGACGAACAGCTATTATTCTTGTGTACTGACGGGCTGAGTCATCCAGCGGTCAGCTCAATTCCATTCTCGCATCTGGTCATTTCATACCAAGCGGCGCTGTGCGACATGGCAAAAACGATTGAGATTTTGCGGCGCAGTCCGGAGTACGCTCGCATCGTCGATGAGGAAGAGGCGGTGATCATCACGGAACTAGGCTACGTCAGCCGGTGGCTGGAAAAGTGGGCGCCTGAGTCATTGAAGTTTCGCCTGGCGGACGAGGTGCGTCCTGACGAGTTTTCGCCAGAACAAAAAGAATATTTACGGCGGTTGGCCGACGATATCGCCGAGGCGCCGGCTGAGGCTGATGGTAATTGGTTTCATCAAGCAATTTACGCCTACAAGGAAAGCGGCTTGCTGTCGCCGCGGGAACTTTTCACGACCATCTACCGCGTGCTCATTGGCAAAGATTCCGGCCCACGCGCTGGCTGGTTCTTGTCAATTTTGCCGCGGGATTGGTTGATTGAGCGGCTGCGACTAATGAAGTAG
- a CDS encoding ribonuclease HI, translating to MRIFFTDGSASPNPGPGGYAVIENGRPVALGSEEGDTTNIRMEGYAIIEALKLAGGEECEIRTDSEFWINVITKWAPGWAGKGWKKSGGPIKNLELVQEAYELYNTSRAKLVWLRGHVGHEGNELADEWANKARGGARL from the coding sequence ATGCGAATATTTTTTACTGACGGAAGTGCAAGTCCAAATCCCGGTCCAGGCGGCTATGCCGTAATTGAAAACGGTAGGCCGGTCGCCCTAGGCAGTGAAGAGGGCGATACTACCAATATTCGTATGGAAGGATATGCGATCATTGAAGCGCTGAAGCTTGCCGGTGGGGAGGAATGTGAGATTCGTACCGACAGTGAATTCTGGATCAACGTGATAACCAAATGGGCGCCTGGATGGGCGGGTAAGGGCTGGAAAAAAAGCGGTGGTCCAATTAAAAATCTGGAACTTGTTCAGGAAGCCTATGAACTATACAATACTTCGCGTGCGAAGCTAGTCTGGCTGCGTGGTCATGTGGGTCATGAGGGTAATGAGTTGGCTGATGAGTGGGCAAACAAAGCTAGGGGGGGTGCTAGGTTGTAG
- a CDS encoding methionine adenosyltransferase domain-containing protein yields MSEQKNIHYRTAESVSPGHPDKICDQISDAVLDAYLAVDCQARVAVEVCGGHGTVFLTGEVTASKYVDVVPIVKRLAGDVEIIEHIVKQSPEIARGVDAGGAGDQGIMVGYATNETPEMIPLETSLARSLNQYLYEKWPYDGKTQVTLRNGEIDSVVASFQHASHDELERVVKEWIRTQSYVGKVSKKGRSNAPRLHINPAGDWSQGGFEADAGLTGRKLIVDNYGPRIPIGGGAFSGKDATKVDRSAAYMARRIAVDYLRRFCAKEVYVYLAYAIGYDQPLEATAIVDGVEKCVEGYDLSPRGIVKSLKLDKPQFEQTARYGHFGHGFTWDK; encoded by the coding sequence ATGTCAGAACAAAAAAATATTCACTATAGAACTGCTGAGAGTGTTAGCCCGGGGCATCCAGATAAAATATGTGATCAGATTTCTGATGCTGTTCTAGATGCCTACCTGGCGGTCGATTGTCAAGCGCGTGTTGCAGTTGAGGTCTGCGGAGGGCATGGGACGGTATTTTTGACGGGTGAGGTAACTGCGAGTAAATACGTCGATGTGGTGCCGATCGTCAAGCGACTTGCTGGAGATGTTGAAATTATCGAACATATTGTCAAACAGAGTCCTGAGATTGCTCGTGGAGTTGACGCTGGTGGTGCGGGCGACCAGGGAATTATGGTGGGGTACGCGACGAATGAAACGCCAGAGATGATACCTCTCGAGACATCTCTTGCTCGTAGCCTAAACCAGTATCTCTATGAGAAGTGGCCGTATGATGGTAAAACTCAGGTGACTCTACGTAACGGCGAGATTGATTCGGTTGTAGCTAGTTTTCAGCACGCTTCACACGATGAGCTGGAGCGGGTGGTAAAAGAATGGATTCGCACGCAGAGCTATGTAGGCAAGGTTTCTAAAAAAGGACGAAGCAACGCACCGAGGCTGCACATAAACCCAGCTGGAGATTGGTCTCAGGGTGGTTTTGAAGCGGACGCTGGGCTAACTGGACGTAAGTTGATTGTCGACAACTATGGTCCTCGTATACCGATTGGTGGCGGTGCGTTTAGCGGTAAAGATGCAACAAAGGTTGACCGAAGTGCGGCTTATATGGCGCGACGAATTGCTGTAGATTACCTGAGACGTTTTTGTGCAAAAGAGGTGTATGTCTATCTGGCTTATGCGATTGGTTACGATCAGCCACTTGAGGCGACGGCGATTGTCGATGGTGTCGAAAAATGTGTCGAGGGGTATGATCTCAGTCCTCGCGGTATTGTGAAATCCCTCAAGCTCGATAAGCCTCAATTTGAGCAGACGGCACGGTATGGCCATTTTGGGCATGGATTTACCTGGGATAAATAG
- a CDS encoding AAA family ATPase produces MNQALALEVLLSGQSALLTGPAGTGKTFVLNQFIKLAKHDGKHVSVTATTGLAATHLGGTTIHAWAGIGVSDAIGNGFVEHMAKGRREIIEKTDILIIDEISMLHDYRLDMVDEVCRLVRRKDEPFGGIQIVMSGDFFQLPPVNRDGSREGGFVVNSSVWQELDPVIIYLDQQFRQKEGDELLDILTSMRTNNLRRRHAECLLARADVEPPEDAKLTELHTTNVDVDRINELQLAKLDGDELIYQQHSTGSANYVENLQRGVLAPAILTLKQGALVMAVKNDMNRRYANGSIGTVVDFEPATEYPIVEFLNGKTVTMQPDTWELRDGDKKRASISQIPLRLAWAITVHKSQGMTLDMARIDLRKAFVPGMGYVALSRVKDIGNLYLAGINRMALVMSDDARMIDEQLRYRATQDAKRFAYLEVQANSRNNQPLEKKKKQIGSTWSEKIAKMRETYPNAYMPWTDSDDATLKEDFQNGCNIKSLSKKLGRHEGSIKMRLQKHFGEDVVR; encoded by the coding sequence ATGAATCAGGCGTTAGCACTTGAGGTATTGCTCTCTGGGCAGAGCGCGTTATTGACTGGTCCGGCTGGGACGGGTAAAACTTTTGTGCTGAACCAGTTTATTAAGCTTGCAAAACACGACGGTAAACATGTCAGCGTAACGGCGACAACAGGGTTGGCTGCGACACATCTCGGCGGTACGACAATTCACGCCTGGGCGGGGATAGGTGTAAGTGACGCGATCGGTAATGGCTTTGTCGAGCATATGGCAAAGGGTCGACGTGAAATTATTGAAAAAACTGATATATTGATCATCGATGAGATTTCAATGCTTCATGACTATAGACTTGATATGGTTGATGAGGTTTGTCGACTGGTTCGACGAAAGGATGAGCCGTTTGGCGGTATCCAGATAGTTATGTCGGGAGATTTTTTTCAACTACCGCCAGTTAACCGCGATGGCAGTAGGGAGGGTGGATTTGTCGTAAATAGTAGCGTATGGCAGGAGCTCGACCCGGTTATTATTTATCTTGACCAACAATTTCGGCAAAAAGAGGGTGATGAATTACTCGACATTTTGACTAGTATGAGGACAAATAATTTAAGGCGTCGACACGCTGAATGTCTACTCGCTCGGGCTGATGTAGAGCCGCCTGAGGATGCTAAATTAACCGAGCTACATACTACAAATGTAGATGTGGATCGTATCAACGAATTGCAACTTGCTAAGCTTGACGGCGATGAGCTGATTTATCAGCAGCATAGTACAGGAAGTGCAAATTATGTCGAGAATCTACAGCGTGGGGTGCTTGCGCCAGCGATTCTGACGCTCAAGCAAGGGGCGCTTGTCATGGCGGTCAAAAATGATATGAATCGTCGATATGCAAATGGTAGTATCGGCACGGTTGTTGATTTTGAGCCGGCGACGGAGTATCCAATTGTCGAGTTTTTAAATGGCAAAACTGTGACCATGCAACCAGATACCTGGGAGCTAAGAGATGGCGACAAAAAGCGAGCCAGTATCAGTCAGATTCCACTCAGGCTTGCCTGGGCGATTACAGTTCACAAAAGTCAGGGGATGACGCTTGATATGGCACGGATTGACCTGCGCAAAGCGTTTGTGCCTGGAATGGGATATGTCGCGCTTTCACGAGTCAAGGATATCGGTAACCTATATCTCGCTGGCATTAATCGAATGGCTCTTGTAATGAGCGATGATGCACGCATGATTGATGAGCAATTGCGTTATCGCGCTACTCAAGATGCGAAACGATTTGCTTATCTCGAGGTACAGGCTAATTCTCGTAACAATCAGCCTTTAGAGAAAAAGAAGAAACAGATTGGTTCAACTTGGTCAGAAAAGATTGCCAAAATGCGCGAAACGTATCCAAATGCTTACATGCCGTGGACTGATTCTGATGACGCAACGCTCAAGGAAGATTTCCAAAATGGTTGTAACATAAAAAGCCTTAGCAAAAAGCTTGGTCGTCATGAGGGTAGTATTAAAATGCGCCTGCAGAAGCATTTCGGCGAAGATGTTGTTCGATAA
- a CDS encoding ATP-binding cassette domain-containing protein, whose translation MLTLELQGVDKRYHKDGKDVVVLDDVSFSAKSGELVAIVGESGAGKTTLTKLITGIDTIDGGEIVVNGKSSRAVTLAEFRSYMSTLVGYISQDYQLLPYMSVYDNVLIGRLLMPGIDEAGSRAKAERTLELVGLGDRTSYFPSELSGGQQQRVAVARALVRDAEIILADEPTGNLDWPKAQQVIDLLSEVAHTMDRLVLIVTHDQRIASRADRVVRVDQGRLRVDE comes from the coding sequence ATGCTAACGCTTGAACTACAGGGGGTCGATAAGAGGTATCACAAAGACGGCAAAGATGTTGTTGTCCTCGACGATGTTTCGTTCTCTGCAAAATCAGGAGAACTGGTGGCGATCGTAGGTGAGAGCGGCGCGGGAAAGACGACTTTAACCAAGTTGATTACAGGTATCGATACGATTGACGGAGGTGAGATTGTTGTAAACGGCAAGTCTTCTAGGGCGGTAACTTTAGCTGAATTTCGCTCCTATATGAGTACGCTTGTGGGCTATATCTCACAAGACTACCAGTTGTTGCCATACATGAGTGTTTATGACAATGTGCTAATCGGTCGGTTACTGATGCCTGGTATTGATGAGGCTGGGTCTCGTGCTAAAGCCGAGCGGACTCTAGAGTTGGTAGGCTTGGGTGACAGGACTAGCTATTTTCCGTCGGAGCTGTCGGGCGGTCAGCAGCAAAGAGTTGCGGTGGCGCGGGCACTTGTTCGTGATGCAGAGATTATTCTGGCTGATGAGCCAACCGGTAATCTAGACTGGCCTAAGGCGCAGCAGGTGATCGACCTGCTGAGCGAAGTCGCTCATACGATGGATCGACTAGTCCTGATAGTTACGCACGATCAAAGGATAGCTTCTCGAGCGGATAGGGTGGTTAGGGTTGATCAGGGAAGGTTGCGGGTGGATGAATAG
- a CDS encoding DUF4868 domain-containing protein, whose amino-acid sequence MTETTEKQPEPTDIFLWANQADAHKDALEVDLFLFTKGYTVYATNYAKELKAQLKVLFLYDMISQVQTGAATGMLVRDFEAAVAEDNVLERTVLERVEHAQEVIEQIMYGEESLEVFREGDHEFKKVKGIIARFSRPDAEPFFIAKLLPQSQVLKGATAWMYNGDSFQPFAADAGLRITPDNQVLVAGQDIFAFSETKFIRMFGYDAKKFAVAEEKIKEIEAHFKLKFPDGMTFDSLVRDTPSLVGKLQKVDPTMVTQDQVVDHADEMGLELMTDDATGEIIIMDAKDAAKFVNLLNDDYVTSDMTGIKYELKGKKELRDSGGASADVEIGA is encoded by the coding sequence ATGACTGAAACTACCGAAAAACAACCAGAACCAACAGATATTTTTTTGTGGGCCAACCAGGCAGACGCACACAAAGATGCACTAGAGGTTGATCTTTTTCTCTTTACCAAAGGCTACACTGTCTATGCAACTAATTATGCTAAAGAGCTAAAAGCGCAACTCAAAGTACTGTTCCTGTATGACATGATAAGCCAGGTCCAAACAGGGGCGGCAACTGGTATGCTGGTCCGAGATTTTGAGGCTGCAGTCGCTGAGGATAATGTGCTTGAGCGAACGGTATTGGAGCGAGTTGAGCACGCCCAGGAAGTGATCGAGCAGATTATGTACGGCGAAGAAAGCCTAGAGGTGTTTCGCGAGGGCGATCATGAATTTAAGAAAGTAAAGGGTATCATTGCGCGCTTCTCACGTCCCGACGCTGAGCCGTTTTTCATCGCAAAGCTTTTGCCGCAGTCCCAGGTCCTAAAGGGCGCAACTGCTTGGATGTACAACGGCGACTCTTTTCAGCCCTTTGCGGCTGATGCGGGTCTGCGCATTACACCCGATAATCAAGTGCTAGTAGCAGGGCAGGATATATTTGCGTTTAGCGAAACAAAGTTTATCCGCATGTTTGGATATGACGCAAAGAAATTTGCAGTTGCCGAGGAGAAGATTAAAGAAATTGAAGCGCATTTTAAGCTCAAGTTTCCTGATGGAATGACGTTTGACTCGCTAGTGCGCGATACACCAAGCTTGGTTGGCAAGTTGCAAAAAGTTGATCCGACGATGGTGACCCAAGACCAGGTTGTCGACCACGCTGACGAGATGGGTCTCGAGCTCATGACAGATGATGCTACGGGCGAGATTATTATCATGGACGCAAAAGATGCTGCAAAATTCGTGAATCTACTTAATGACGACTATGTGACGAGCGATATGACAGGCATTAAATACGAGCTAAAGGGCAAAAAAGAACTTCGTGATAGCGGAGGTGCTTCTGCTGATGTCGAGATTGGCGCGTAG
- a CDS encoding family 1 glycosylhydrolase: MPQRPKLSFPKRFLWGVSTSAHQVEGGNHNQWSVWELENAKSLAAQAPYQYDDLANWPDIRSAAKSASNYVSGKAANHYTLYEQDIQLVKKMNMNAFRFSVEWSRIEPEQGVWNAEAVEHYKSVLAELKKQDIEPIVTLFHFTLPVWFAKLGGFEKRANVDHFVNFSERILAELGSTVKYVITINEPEVYAIESYYRAKWPPQVQSLRKTVCVMNNLARAHNRISKRLRAMSRRYKVSVSDNGLYVYPGDDSALSVRAAAVIQYLNDDYFMKKVVKNCDFIGVNYYFSNRVYGYRVHNPNDHVNDLGWSMEPEHIQRMIERLYEKYQLPIFITENGTADAKDEHRKWWITQTVMGINKAMTNGAEVIGYLHWSLIDNFEWDKGFWPRFGLFEVDYKTGKRTPRPSAVWFARVLKTMRG; the protein is encoded by the coding sequence ATGCCGCAACGACCCAAGCTCTCATTTCCGAAAAGATTTCTGTGGGGTGTTTCGACAAGCGCTCATCAAGTAGAGGGTGGAAATCATAATCAATGGAGCGTGTGGGAACTCGAAAACGCGAAATCGCTTGCCGCACAAGCGCCGTATCAGTATGATGATCTGGCGAATTGGCCTGATATTCGTAGCGCCGCAAAGTCAGCTAGCAACTATGTCTCGGGTAAGGCAGCGAATCACTACACTCTCTACGAGCAGGATATTCAGCTTGTAAAAAAGATGAATATGAACGCTTTTCGATTTAGTGTCGAGTGGTCGCGAATTGAGCCTGAGCAGGGTGTTTGGAACGCAGAGGCAGTAGAGCACTATAAGTCGGTGTTAGCAGAGCTAAAGAAGCAGGACATTGAGCCAATTGTAACGCTATTTCATTTCACGCTCCCTGTTTGGTTTGCCAAGCTCGGAGGATTTGAAAAACGAGCGAACGTTGATCATTTTGTGAATTTCTCGGAGCGGATATTGGCGGAACTGGGGTCAACCGTGAAATACGTTATCACTATCAATGAGCCAGAGGTGTACGCAATCGAATCATACTATCGAGCAAAGTGGCCGCCTCAGGTACAGAGTCTAAGAAAGACAGTGTGTGTGATGAATAACCTCGCGCGAGCACATAACCGCATCTCTAAGCGTTTGCGAGCTATGAGCCGACGATATAAGGTGTCGGTCAGTGATAATGGTCTATATGTGTACCCGGGCGACGACTCGGCATTGAGCGTTCGTGCGGCGGCGGTAATACAGTACTTAAACGATGATTATTTTATGAAAAAAGTCGTCAAAAATTGTGATTTTATAGGTGTGAATTATTATTTTAGTAATCGCGTTTATGGGTATAGAGTACATAACCCTAACGATCACGTGAACGACCTAGGCTGGAGTATGGAGCCGGAGCATATTCAGCGGATGATTGAACGACTGTATGAAAAGTATCAGCTTCCAATTTTTATTACCGAAAATGGTACGGCCGACGCAAAGGACGAACATCGAAAATGGTGGATTACGCAGACAGTCATGGGTATCAACAAGGCGATGACAAATGGGGCAGAGGTGATAGGCTATCTGCACTGGAGTCTAATCGATAATTTCGAGTGGGATAAGGGTTTCTGGCCACGGTTTGGGCTATTTGAGGTCGATTACAAGACTGGCAAGCGGACGCCGAGGCCGAGTGCGGTATGGTTTGCGCGAGTGTTGAAAACTATGAGGGGATAA
- the yvcK gene encoding uridine diphosphate-N-acetylglucosamine-binding protein YvcK, whose amino-acid sequence MNEPFAPSEMKIAVIGGGTGSFMLLSALKDHTSQIAALVNMVDDGGSTGVLRDELGVLPPGDVRQCLVALSGSPRIRDLFNYRFEEGTFEGHSFGNLFLTALEKTTGSFAQAIETASDILRVNGNVIPATLDDVRLVMSWGGKSDLTLHGERVIDADHFKHDPRRATLSLDPIPTVNPMAIAAIEQADLVVIAPGDLYTSLGPLLVIDGIGDALRRTKAKVVYVCNLVTKDGQTNNFTVSDHAAEIERFGGGGFLDVVLYNNQMPSEQMLERYQTEHAYPVVVDPEALASASYEAIGGNFIGQIAEYNPVDQHIPVTRNLIRHNPVAVANTLVSLV is encoded by the coding sequence ATGAATGAGCCATTTGCACCTAGCGAGATGAAGATTGCCGTGATCGGTGGTGGTACGGGGAGCTTTATGCTGTTGTCGGCCCTCAAAGACCACACCTCGCAGATAGCAGCACTTGTCAACATGGTAGATGACGGAGGAAGCACAGGTGTATTACGTGATGAGCTGGGTGTGTTACCCCCTGGTGATGTGCGGCAATGTTTGGTGGCGTTGAGTGGCTCGCCACGAATACGAGATCTGTTTAACTATCGGTTCGAGGAAGGTACGTTCGAGGGACATTCTTTTGGCAATCTTTTTTTGACGGCGCTCGAAAAAACAACAGGTAGTTTCGCTCAAGCTATCGAGACGGCTAGTGATATCTTGCGAGTAAATGGTAACGTTATACCAGCGACGCTTGACGATGTTCGGCTGGTTATGAGTTGGGGCGGTAAATCTGACCTGACGCTACATGGCGAACGTGTAATCGACGCAGATCATTTCAAACACGATCCGCGTCGTGCTACTTTGTCGCTTGACCCGATTCCGACAGTTAATCCGATGGCGATTGCGGCAATTGAACAAGCTGATTTGGTTGTGATCGCACCTGGTGATCTATACACATCACTCGGTCCTTTATTGGTTATTGATGGGATAGGCGATGCCCTCAGACGAACAAAGGCGAAGGTGGTATATGTTTGTAATCTGGTCACAAAAGATGGTCAGACAAATAATTTTACGGTTTCTGATCATGCAGCGGAGATTGAGCGATTTGGCGGAGGTGGCTTTCTCGATGTTGTTCTATATAACAATCAGATGCCTTCTGAGCAGATGCTAGAGCGATATCAAACTGAACATGCGTATCCTGTTGTAGTTGATCCAGAGGCGCTTGCTTCTGCTTCCTATGAGGCGATTGGCGGTAACTTTATTGGGCAGATTGCCGAATACAACCCTGTCGATCAGCACATACCCGTGACACGGAACTTGATTCGTCACAATCCGGTGGCGGTTGCTAATACACTTGTTTCGCTGGTGTAA
- the rsmH gene encoding 16S rRNA (cytosine(1402)-N(4))-methyltransferase RsmH — protein MSIKEHPPLHVPVLLNDVLVMLDPKSGENYLDLTAGYGGHARAIFAQTANYTESTLVDRDEMAQSHLTEFSKKGTQLLHADFASAAKQLVEEGRSYNLILLDLGVSSPQLDRAERGFSFTHDGPLDMRMDKRQAYTAETFVNTAKRSDIVRCIREYGEEPLSVAKRYADAIITSRPIVSTGQLADIIRQSHVGKWQKTHPATRTFQAIRIQVNDELRQVEEVMPLLPKLLKKGGRVGVISFHSLEDRIVKRYFAEQAKSGYEAELDIVTKHPISGATQDVHNPRSRSAKLRVAVKK, from the coding sequence ATGAGTATTAAAGAACATCCACCACTTCATGTTCCAGTTTTGCTCAATGATGTCCTCGTGATGCTTGATCCTAAATCAGGAGAGAATTACCTCGACCTGACGGCTGGGTATGGCGGTCACGCACGGGCAATTTTTGCGCAAACTGCTAATTATACTGAGTCGACATTAGTCGATCGGGACGAGATGGCCCAGAGTCATCTGACCGAATTTTCTAAAAAAGGAACTCAGTTGCTTCATGCCGACTTTGCTAGCGCTGCCAAACAGCTTGTAGAGGAGGGGAGAAGCTATAATTTGATCTTGCTTGACTTGGGGGTGTCGTCACCTCAGCTTGATAGAGCTGAACGAGGATTTTCCTTTACGCACGATGGTCCTCTCGATATGCGAATGGATAAACGTCAAGCCTATACGGCCGAAACGTTTGTCAACACTGCAAAACGTAGTGATATTGTCCGTTGCATTCGAGAGTACGGCGAAGAACCGCTAAGCGTAGCGAAACGCTATGCGGATGCAATTATCACTTCTAGGCCGATCGTGAGTACGGGTCAGCTCGCAGATATTATCAGGCAATCTCATGTCGGTAAGTGGCAAAAAACCCACCCAGCGACACGCACCTTTCAGGCCATTCGGATCCAGGTCAACGACGAACTCCGCCAGGTTGAGGAAGTCATGCCGCTACTACCGAAGCTCCTAAAAAAGGGCGGTCGGGTTGGTGTCATTAGCTTCCACAGCCTGGAGGATCGGATCGTTAAGCGATATTTTGCTGAGCAAGCCAAGAGCGGTTATGAAGCTGAGCTTGATATTGTGACCAAGCATCCGATTAGTGGGGCCACTCAGGATGTTCACAATCCGCGATCACGTAGTGCTAAGCTTCGTGTCGCTGTGAAAAAATAA
- the mraY gene encoding phospho-N-acetylmuramoyl-pentapeptide-transferase: protein MELPPHAAIHHLTTDLNATFILSIGAFLLSMVLTPVYTYFAYRYKFWKKQRSTSTLGEKLQIFTKLHQNKFTRNIPTMAGIIGVIAISVVTLGFNWDRAQTQLPLAALIGGAAVGLLDDIINIRGQGKGVAGLRSSLKFVMIILMSLVLGWFFYAKLGYTSIHVPFVGDWQVGVWIIAIFVLVVVSTGNAVNISDGLDGLAGGLLAVSFSVFGMIALLQGHLKIAGFCFTVVGALLSYLWFNIYPARFFMGDVGSFAFGTSLGVVAMLTNTLFLLPIIGMIFVIEAGSSLIQITAKRFFGRKIFISAPIHHHLEAKGWPETKVTMRFWVIACVAGFIGLLLALTGGHI from the coding sequence ATGGAACTTCCACCCCACGCAGCGATTCACCATCTAACGACTGACCTTAATGCGACATTTATCTTGAGTATTGGTGCTTTTCTTTTGTCAATGGTGTTGACGCCAGTTTATACATATTTTGCTTACCGTTATAAGTTTTGGAAAAAACAGCGAAGTACTAGTACGCTGGGCGAAAAACTGCAGATATTTACTAAACTTCATCAGAATAAATTTACTCGTAATATCCCGACGATGGCGGGTATTATTGGTGTTATTGCTATATCTGTCGTTACGCTTGGTTTTAACTGGGATCGAGCCCAGACGCAATTGCCGTTGGCTGCGCTGATCGGTGGCGCGGCTGTCGGGCTTCTTGACGACATAATCAATATCCGTGGGCAGGGTAAGGGTGTTGCTGGCCTTCGTTCTAGTCTAAAATTTGTGATGATTATTCTGATGTCACTTGTTCTTGGCTGGTTCTTTTATGCAAAGCTTGGATATACGTCGATTCATGTACCGTTTGTGGGTGATTGGCAGGTTGGAGTGTGGATAATTGCTATTTTTGTACTAGTCGTTGTGTCGACTGGAAATGCGGTAAATATAAGCGACGGACTTGACGGGCTTGCCGGAGGGCTCCTGGCAGTTTCATTTTCGGTATTTGGTATGATCGCCCTTTTGCAAGGACATCTAAAGATCGCCGGTTTTTGTTTCACGGTAGTTGGCGCGCTGTTGAGCTATCTTTGGTTTAATATTTATCCTGCGAGGTTCTTTATGGGTGACGTCGGTAGCTTTGCATTTGGGACGAGCCTTGGTGTAGTCGCCATGTTGACGAACACGCTCTTTCTGCTACCGATCATTGGCATGATTTTTGTGATTGAGGCGGGGTCAAGCTTGATCCAAATTACCGCAAAACGATTTTTTGGGAGAAAGATATTTATCTCAGCGCCGATACATCATCACCTTGAGGCAAAGGGTTGGCCGGAAACAAAAGTAACTATGCGGTTTTGGGTGATTGCTTGTGTTGCTGGGTTTATTGGGTTGCTACTAGCACTTACTGGGGGGCACATCTAG